One segment of Alnus glutinosa chromosome 2, dhAlnGlut1.1, whole genome shotgun sequence DNA contains the following:
- the LOC133860891 gene encoding protein IQ-DOMAIN 33 isoform X1, giving the protein MGITGELVRSVFSRNRSVGTQESNVRSNVAERKRWSSVRSYLCGDEFNSVLAEEDSASVKSSEATVTQPMLEDLTDKVDIQNEETKEDILEETQDSTLQLLSEENAAIIIQSAFRGFLARHDGIEGIKLKNGNEVLVVGTESPSRESVGTSVEVQTGNSAEVFSVQEERVALHHGMQQKARTQVLRLKEDWDDSTVSSNISRMRIQNRLEATTRRERALAYAFSQQLRICSKRKQSKANCAEPNMGWSWLERWMATRLPESSSVENQIKKQLEPIDSSQKFMFRERFFDAVGEEKESCGSNEVSVQFDSFSAAEPKNDDGLKPNKNRLKATRSVSRRKTVPSYPCTREYAKVNQKIGSKETEDDTKNRQNQPGSKRETKCKNSSS; this is encoded by the exons ATGGGCATCACTGGAGAGTTGGTAAGGAGTGTCTTCTCTAGAAACCGGTCTGTTGGGACTCAGGAGAGTAAT GTAAGAAGCAATGTGGCGGAAAGGAAAAGATGGAGCTCTGTAAGATCATACCTCTGTGGCGATGAATTCAACTCAGTTCTTGCAGAGGAGGATTCAGCTTCAGTTAAAAGCTCCGAAGCCACTGTTACACAGCCCATGCTAGAGGACTTGACAGACAAAGTAGACATCCAAAATGAAGAAACCAAGGAAGATATACTGGAGGAAACGCAGGATTCAACCCTTCAACTATTGAGTGAAGAAAATGCTGCAATCATCATCCAGTCAGCATTTAGAGGCTTTCTG GCTAGGCATGATGGAATTGAAGGAATAAAATTGAAGAACGGTAACGAGGTGCTCGTTGTAGGAACAGAAAGTCCAAGTAGGGAATCCGTGGGCACATCAGTTGAAGTTCAAACAGGAAATTCTGCAGAAGTTTTCTCAGTTCAAGAAGAAAGAGTGGCTCTTCATCACGGAATGCAACAGAAAGCCAGAACTCAAGTTCTAAGGCTAAAG GAAGACTGGGATGATAGCACAGTGAGTAGCAACATATCAAGAATGAGGATTCAGAACAGACTGGAAGCAACAACCAGGCGCGAGAGAGCACTTGCTTATGCTTTCTCACAACAG CTGCGAATCTGTTCAAAGAGAAAACAAAGCAAAGCCAATTGCGCAGAACCCAACATGGGTTGGAGCTGGCTAGAACGGTGGATGGCAACCCGCCTTCCAGAAAGCTCCTCAGTCGAGAACCAGATAAAGAAGCAACTTGAGCCTATCGACAGCAGTCAAAAATTCATGTTCAGGGAAAGATTTTTCGATGCAgtaggagaagaaaaagaaagttgtGGATCAAATGAGGTGTCCGTCCAATTTGACAGCTTTAGTGCAGCTGAGCCAAAAAATGATGACGGATTGAAGCCAAACAAAAACAGGCTCAAGGCTACCAGAAGCGTGTCTAGGCGGAAAACTGTGCCGAGCTACCCATGCACAAGAGAGTATGCCAAG GTCAACCAGAAGATTGGTTCAAAGGAGACAGAAGACGATACAAAGAACAGGCAAAATCAACCGGGCAGCAAAAGGGAAACCAAATGCAAGAACTCTTCGTCTTAA
- the LOC133860891 gene encoding protein IQ-DOMAIN 33 isoform X2 codes for MGITGELVRSNVAERKRWSSVRSYLCGDEFNSVLAEEDSASVKSSEATVTQPMLEDLTDKVDIQNEETKEDILEETQDSTLQLLSEENAAIIIQSAFRGFLARHDGIEGIKLKNGNEVLVVGTESPSRESVGTSVEVQTGNSAEVFSVQEERVALHHGMQQKARTQVLRLKEDWDDSTVSSNISRMRIQNRLEATTRRERALAYAFSQQLRICSKRKQSKANCAEPNMGWSWLERWMATRLPESSSVENQIKKQLEPIDSSQKFMFRERFFDAVGEEKESCGSNEVSVQFDSFSAAEPKNDDGLKPNKNRLKATRSVSRRKTVPSYPCTREYAKVNQKIGSKETEDDTKNRQNQPGSKRETKCKNSSS; via the exons ATGGGCATCACTGGAGAGTTG GTAAGAAGCAATGTGGCGGAAAGGAAAAGATGGAGCTCTGTAAGATCATACCTCTGTGGCGATGAATTCAACTCAGTTCTTGCAGAGGAGGATTCAGCTTCAGTTAAAAGCTCCGAAGCCACTGTTACACAGCCCATGCTAGAGGACTTGACAGACAAAGTAGACATCCAAAATGAAGAAACCAAGGAAGATATACTGGAGGAAACGCAGGATTCAACCCTTCAACTATTGAGTGAAGAAAATGCTGCAATCATCATCCAGTCAGCATTTAGAGGCTTTCTG GCTAGGCATGATGGAATTGAAGGAATAAAATTGAAGAACGGTAACGAGGTGCTCGTTGTAGGAACAGAAAGTCCAAGTAGGGAATCCGTGGGCACATCAGTTGAAGTTCAAACAGGAAATTCTGCAGAAGTTTTCTCAGTTCAAGAAGAAAGAGTGGCTCTTCATCACGGAATGCAACAGAAAGCCAGAACTCAAGTTCTAAGGCTAAAG GAAGACTGGGATGATAGCACAGTGAGTAGCAACATATCAAGAATGAGGATTCAGAACAGACTGGAAGCAACAACCAGGCGCGAGAGAGCACTTGCTTATGCTTTCTCACAACAG CTGCGAATCTGTTCAAAGAGAAAACAAAGCAAAGCCAATTGCGCAGAACCCAACATGGGTTGGAGCTGGCTAGAACGGTGGATGGCAACCCGCCTTCCAGAAAGCTCCTCAGTCGAGAACCAGATAAAGAAGCAACTTGAGCCTATCGACAGCAGTCAAAAATTCATGTTCAGGGAAAGATTTTTCGATGCAgtaggagaagaaaaagaaagttgtGGATCAAATGAGGTGTCCGTCCAATTTGACAGCTTTAGTGCAGCTGAGCCAAAAAATGATGACGGATTGAAGCCAAACAAAAACAGGCTCAAGGCTACCAGAAGCGTGTCTAGGCGGAAAACTGTGCCGAGCTACCCATGCACAAGAGAGTATGCCAAG GTCAACCAGAAGATTGGTTCAAAGGAGACAGAAGACGATACAAAGAACAGGCAAAATCAACCGGGCAGCAAAAGGGAAACCAAATGCAAGAACTCTTCGTCTTAA
- the LOC133860891 gene encoding protein IQ-DOMAIN 33 isoform X3 has protein sequence MVRSNVAERKRWSSVRSYLCGDEFNSVLAEEDSASVKSSEATVTQPMLEDLTDKVDIQNEETKEDILEETQDSTLQLLSEENAAIIIQSAFRGFLARHDGIEGIKLKNGNEVLVVGTESPSRESVGTSVEVQTGNSAEVFSVQEERVALHHGMQQKARTQVLRLKEDWDDSTVSSNISRMRIQNRLEATTRRERALAYAFSQQLRICSKRKQSKANCAEPNMGWSWLERWMATRLPESSSVENQIKKQLEPIDSSQKFMFRERFFDAVGEEKESCGSNEVSVQFDSFSAAEPKNDDGLKPNKNRLKATRSVSRRKTVPSYPCTREYAKVNQKIGSKETEDDTKNRQNQPGSKRETKCKNSSS, from the exons ATG GTAAGAAGCAATGTGGCGGAAAGGAAAAGATGGAGCTCTGTAAGATCATACCTCTGTGGCGATGAATTCAACTCAGTTCTTGCAGAGGAGGATTCAGCTTCAGTTAAAAGCTCCGAAGCCACTGTTACACAGCCCATGCTAGAGGACTTGACAGACAAAGTAGACATCCAAAATGAAGAAACCAAGGAAGATATACTGGAGGAAACGCAGGATTCAACCCTTCAACTATTGAGTGAAGAAAATGCTGCAATCATCATCCAGTCAGCATTTAGAGGCTTTCTG GCTAGGCATGATGGAATTGAAGGAATAAAATTGAAGAACGGTAACGAGGTGCTCGTTGTAGGAACAGAAAGTCCAAGTAGGGAATCCGTGGGCACATCAGTTGAAGTTCAAACAGGAAATTCTGCAGAAGTTTTCTCAGTTCAAGAAGAAAGAGTGGCTCTTCATCACGGAATGCAACAGAAAGCCAGAACTCAAGTTCTAAGGCTAAAG GAAGACTGGGATGATAGCACAGTGAGTAGCAACATATCAAGAATGAGGATTCAGAACAGACTGGAAGCAACAACCAGGCGCGAGAGAGCACTTGCTTATGCTTTCTCACAACAG CTGCGAATCTGTTCAAAGAGAAAACAAAGCAAAGCCAATTGCGCAGAACCCAACATGGGTTGGAGCTGGCTAGAACGGTGGATGGCAACCCGCCTTCCAGAAAGCTCCTCAGTCGAGAACCAGATAAAGAAGCAACTTGAGCCTATCGACAGCAGTCAAAAATTCATGTTCAGGGAAAGATTTTTCGATGCAgtaggagaagaaaaagaaagttgtGGATCAAATGAGGTGTCCGTCCAATTTGACAGCTTTAGTGCAGCTGAGCCAAAAAATGATGACGGATTGAAGCCAAACAAAAACAGGCTCAAGGCTACCAGAAGCGTGTCTAGGCGGAAAACTGTGCCGAGCTACCCATGCACAAGAGAGTATGCCAAG GTCAACCAGAAGATTGGTTCAAAGGAGACAGAAGACGATACAAAGAACAGGCAAAATCAACCGGGCAGCAAAAGGGAAACCAAATGCAAGAACTCTTCGTCTTAA
- the LOC133860892 gene encoding eukaryotic translation initiation factor 1A, with the protein MPKNKGKGGKNRKRGKNEADDEKRELVFKEDGQEYAQVLRMLGNGRCEATCIDGTKRLCHIRGKMHKKVWIAAGDIILVGLRDYQDDKADVILKYMPDEARLLKAYGELPDSTRLNEGILDDEEDGGADDYIEFEDEDIDKI; encoded by the coding sequence ATGCCGAAGAACAAGGGAAAGGGAGGAAAGAACAGGAAGAGGGGAAAGAATGAAGCGGACGATGAAAAGCGTGAACTTGTGTTTAAGGAAGATGGGCAGGAGTATGCCCAAGTGCTTCGCATGCTGGGCAATGGCCGGTGTGAAGCAACATGCATTGATGGCACCAAGCGTCTTTGCCATATCCGAGGGAAGATGCACAAGAAGGTCTGGATTGCAGCCGGTGATATCATCCTTGTTGGTCTTCGTGACTACCAGGATGACAAGGCTGATGTGATCCTCAAGTACATGCCAGATGAGGCCAGGCTCCTGAAGGCATATGGTGAGCTTCCTGACAGCACACGGCTCAATGAAGGCATCCTTGATGATGAAGAGGATGGTGGTGCTGATGATTATATTGAGTTTGAGGATGAAGATATTGATAAGATATAG
- the LOC133861732 gene encoding 7-deoxyloganetin glucosyltransferase-like, protein MDSKIVEATDKPHAVCIPCPVQSHIKAMLKFAKLLHCKGFHITFVNTEFNHQRFLKSGGPKSLDGLPDFQFKTIPDGLPPSDSNATQDIDALSESIMENLLAPFSDILVKLNTATSNNLPVTCIIADGFMAFTHIAAQELGIPIVLLFTVSACGLMGFMQFPRLRDKGITPLKDESYLTNGYLDTVLNWIPGMRDIRLRDLPSAIRTTDPNDPVFKAAIEAVERAPAAAGIVVHSFDALEQEVLNALSSMLPRVYAIGPQQLLLNHSPNDPLKSTGYSLWKEETECLNWLNSKAPNSVIYVNFGSITVMTPQQLVEFGWGLANSKFMFLWIIRPDLVVGDSSILPPELLEETKGRGLIASWCPQEEVLNHSSIGGFLTHCGWNSTMESLCAGVPMLCCPFFADQQTNCKYACNEWGIGMEIDNGAKRGEVEKIVRELMEGNKGKKMKKKVMEWKKLAEEATGPHGSSSINLDKLVNEVLLSKG, encoded by the exons atgGATTCCAAGATAGTAGAAGCTACTGATAAGCCTCATGCAGTTTGTATTCCATGCCCAGTTCAAAGCCACATAAAGGCCATGCTGAAATTTGCAAAGCTTCTTCACTGTAAAGGTTTTCACATAACCTTTGTCAACACTGAGTTCAACCACCAACGCTTTCTGAAATCTGGAGGCCCCAAGTCCTTAGATGGCTTGCCTGACTTTCAATTCAAAACCATTCCAGACGGCCTTCCTCCATCCGATTCCAATGCTACCCAAGACATTGATGCTCTTAGCGAATCCATTATGGAAAACTTATTGGCTCCATTTTCAGACATACTCGTCAAACTCAACACTGCAACTTCAAACAATCTTCCAGTGACTTGCATTATCGCAGATGGTTTCATGGCATTCACTCACATTGCTGCTCAAGAACTTGGAATCCCTATTGTATTGCTCTTCACGGTCTCTGCTTGCGGTTTAATGGGTTTTATGCAGTTTCCTCGTCTCAGGGACAAAGGCATCACACCCCTTAAAG ATGAGAGTTATCTGACAAATGGGTATCTAGACACAGTTCTAAACTGGATTCCAGGTATGAGAGACATCCGATTGAGGGATCTCCCAAGTGCTATTCGTACTACAGATCCAAATGATCCTGTCTTCAAAGCGGCTATTGAAGCAGTAGAGAGAGCTCCTGCAGCTGCAGGAATTGTTGTTCACTCATTTGATGCGTTAGAGCAGGAAGTTTTGAATGCTCTCTCCTCCATGTTGCCTCGTGTTTATGCCATTGGCCCTCAGCAACTACTACTCAATCACTCACCCAATGACCCTCTGAAATCAACTGGGTATAGTTTATGGAAAGAAGAAACTGAGTGCCTTAATTGGCTCAACTCTAAGGCACCTAACTCAGTGATTTATGTGAACTTTGGCAGCATTACTGTAATGACACCACAGCAGCTGGTTGAGTTTGGTTGGGGACTTGCAAATAGCAAGTTCATGTTTCTGTGGATAATTAGGCCCGATTTAGTTGTTGGTGATTCATCGATTTTGCCACCAGAGTTATTGGAAGAAACTAAAGGAAGAGGACTAATAGCTAGTTGGTGCCCTCAAGAGGAGGTGCTGAACCACTCCTCCATCGGAGGGTTCTTAACTCACTGCGGGTGGAATTCAACTATGGAAAGTTTGTGTGCTGGAGTGCCAATGCTTTGTTGTCCATTCTTCGCGGATCAGCAAACAAACTGCAAGTATGCTTGCAATGAATGGGGCATTGGCATGGAGATTGATAATGGTGCCAAGAGAGGGGAAGTGGAGAAGATTGTGAGAGAGTTGATGGAGGGAAACAAGggtaagaaaatgaagaaaaaggtcATGGAGTGGAAAAAACTGGCCGAAGAGGCCACTGGTCCACATGGGTCTTCATCCATCAACTTAGACAAGTTGGTGAATGAAGTGCTTTTATCAAAAGGATAG
- the LOC133859170 gene encoding (R)-mandelonitrile beta-glucosyltransferase-like yields the protein MTPQQLVEFGWGLANSKFMFPWIIRPDLVVGDSSILPPELLEEIKGRGLIASWCPQEEECPCFVGHSLGINKQIDTCNEWGIGMEIDNGAKRGEVEKIVRELMEGNKGNKMKKKAMEWKKLAEEATGPHGSSSINLDNLVNEVLLSKG from the exons ATGACACCACAGCAGCTGGTTGAGTTTGGTTGGGGACTTGCAAATAGCAAGTTCATGTTTCCGTGGATAATTAGAcctgatttagttgttggtGATTCATCGATTTTGCCACCTGAGTTATTGGAAGAAATTAAAGGAAGAGGACTAATAGCTAGTTGGTGCCCTCAAGAGGAG GAGTGCCCATGCTTTGTTGGCCATTCTTTGGGGATCAACAAACAAATTGATACTTGCAATGAATGGGGCATTGGCATGGAGATTGATAATGGTGCCAAGAGAGGGGAAGTGGAGAAGATTGTGAGAGAGTTGATGGAGGGAAACAAGGgtaataaaatgaagaaaaaggcCATGGAGTGGAAAAAATTGGCCGAAGAGGCCACTGGTCCACATGGGTCTTCATCCATCAACTTAGACAATTTGGTAAATGAAGTGCTTTTATCAAAAGGCTAG
- the LOC133860726 gene encoding 7-deoxyloganetin glucosyltransferase-like isoform X1 gives MDSKIVEATDKPHAVCIPCPVQSHIKAMLKFAKLLHCKGFHITFVNTEFNHQRFLKSGGPKSLDGLPDFQFKTIPDGLPPSDSNATQDIDALSESIMENLLAPFSDILVKLNTATSNNLPVTCIIADGFLAFTHIAARELGIPIVMLFTVSACSLMGFMQFPRLRDKGLTPLKDESYLTNGYLDTVLDWIPGMRDIRLRDLPSYVRTTDPNDPVFKATIEAVERAPAAAGIVVHSFDALEQEVLNALSSMLPRVYAIGPQQLLLNHAPNDPLKSTGYSLWKEETDCLNWLNSKAPNSVIYVNFGSITVMTPQQLVEFGWGLAKSKFMFLWIIRPDLVAGDSSILPPELLEETKGRGLIASWCPQEEVLNHSSIGGFLTHCGWNSTMESLCAGVPMLCCPFFADQQTNCKYACNEWGIGMEIDNGAKRGEVEKIVRELMEGNRGKKMKKKVMEWKKLAEEATGPHGSSSINLDKLVNEVLLSKG, from the exons atgGATTCCAAGATAGTAGAAGCAACTGATAAGCCTCATGCAGTTTGTATTCCATGCCCAGTTCAAAGCCACATAAAGGCCATGCTGAAATTTGCAAAGCTTCTTCACTGTAAAGGTTTTCACATAACCTTTGTCAACACTGAGTTCAACCACCAACGCTTTCTGAAATCTGGAGGCCCCAAGTCCTTAGATGGCTTGCCTGACTTTCAATTCAAAACCATTCCAGACGGCCTTCCTCCATCTGATTCCAATGCTACCCAAGACATTGATGCTCTTAGCGAATCCATTATGGAAAACTTATTGGCTCCATTTTCAGACATACTCGTCAAACTCAACACTGCAACTTCAAACAATCTTCCAGTGACTTGCATTATCGCAGATGGTTTCCTGGCATTCACTCACATTGCTGCTCGAGAACTTGGAATCCCTATTGTAATGCTCTTCACGGTCTCTGCTTGCAGCTTAATGGGTTTTATGCAGTTTCCTCGTCTCAGGGACAAAGGCCTCACACCCCTTAAAG ATGAGAGTTATCTGACAAATGGGTATCTAGACACAGTTCTAGACTGGATTCCAGGTATGAGAGACATCCGATTGAGGGATCTCCCAAGTTATGTTCGTACTACAGATCCAAATGACCCTGTCTTCAAAGCGACTATTGAAGCAGTAGAGAGAGCTCCTGCAGCTGCAGGAATTGTTGTTCACTCATTTGATGCGTTAGAGCAGGAAGTTTTGAATGCTCTCTCCTCCATGTTGCCTCGTGTATATGCCATTGGCCCTCAGCAACTACTACTCAATCACGCACCCAATGACCCTCTGAAATCAACAGGGTATAGTTTATGGAAAGAAGAAACTGACTGTCTTAATTGGCTTAACTCTAAGGCACCTAACTCAGTGATTTATGTGAACTTTGGCAGCATTACTGTTATGACACCACAGCAGCTGGTTGAGTTTGGTTGGGGACTTGCAAAAAGCAAGTTCATGTTTCTGTGGATAATTAGGCCTGATTTAGTTGCTGGTGATTCATCGATTTTGCCACCTGAGTTATTGGAAGAAACTAAAGGAAGAGGACTAATAGCTAGTTGGTGCCCTCAAGAGGAGGTGCTGAACCACTCCTCCATTGGAGGGTTCTTAACTCACTGCGGGTGGAATTCAACTATGGAAAGTTTGTGTGCTGGAGTGCCAATGCTTTGTTGTCCATTCTTCGCGGATCAGCAAACAAACTGCAAGTATGCTTGCAATGAATGGGGCATTGGCATGGAGATTGATAATGGTGCCAAGAGAGGGGAAGTGGAGAAGATTGTGAGAGagttgatggaaggaaacaggggtaagaaaatgaagaaaaaggtcATGGAGTGGAAAAAACTGGCCGAAGAGGCCACTGGTCCACATGGGTCTTCATCCATCAACTTAGACAAGTTGGTGAATGAAGTGCTTTTATCAAAAGGATAG
- the LOC133860726 gene encoding 7-deoxyloganetin glucosyltransferase-like isoform X2, with protein MLKFAKLLHCKGFHITFVNTEFNHQRFLKSGGPKSLDGLPDFQFKTIPDGLPPSDSNATQDIDALSESIMENLLAPFSDILVKLNTATSNNLPVTCIIADGFLAFTHIAARELGIPIVMLFTVSACSLMGFMQFPRLRDKGLTPLKDESYLTNGYLDTVLDWIPGMRDIRLRDLPSYVRTTDPNDPVFKATIEAVERAPAAAGIVVHSFDALEQEVLNALSSMLPRVYAIGPQQLLLNHAPNDPLKSTGYSLWKEETDCLNWLNSKAPNSVIYVNFGSITVMTPQQLVEFGWGLAKSKFMFLWIIRPDLVAGDSSILPPELLEETKGRGLIASWCPQEEVLNHSSIGGFLTHCGWNSTMESLCAGVPMLCCPFFADQQTNCKYACNEWGIGMEIDNGAKRGEVEKIVRELMEGNRGKKMKKKVMEWKKLAEEATGPHGSSSINLDKLVNEVLLSKG; from the exons ATGCTGAAATTTGCAAAGCTTCTTCACTGTAAAGGTTTTCACATAACCTTTGTCAACACTGAGTTCAACCACCAACGCTTTCTGAAATCTGGAGGCCCCAAGTCCTTAGATGGCTTGCCTGACTTTCAATTCAAAACCATTCCAGACGGCCTTCCTCCATCTGATTCCAATGCTACCCAAGACATTGATGCTCTTAGCGAATCCATTATGGAAAACTTATTGGCTCCATTTTCAGACATACTCGTCAAACTCAACACTGCAACTTCAAACAATCTTCCAGTGACTTGCATTATCGCAGATGGTTTCCTGGCATTCACTCACATTGCTGCTCGAGAACTTGGAATCCCTATTGTAATGCTCTTCACGGTCTCTGCTTGCAGCTTAATGGGTTTTATGCAGTTTCCTCGTCTCAGGGACAAAGGCCTCACACCCCTTAAAG ATGAGAGTTATCTGACAAATGGGTATCTAGACACAGTTCTAGACTGGATTCCAGGTATGAGAGACATCCGATTGAGGGATCTCCCAAGTTATGTTCGTACTACAGATCCAAATGACCCTGTCTTCAAAGCGACTATTGAAGCAGTAGAGAGAGCTCCTGCAGCTGCAGGAATTGTTGTTCACTCATTTGATGCGTTAGAGCAGGAAGTTTTGAATGCTCTCTCCTCCATGTTGCCTCGTGTATATGCCATTGGCCCTCAGCAACTACTACTCAATCACGCACCCAATGACCCTCTGAAATCAACAGGGTATAGTTTATGGAAAGAAGAAACTGACTGTCTTAATTGGCTTAACTCTAAGGCACCTAACTCAGTGATTTATGTGAACTTTGGCAGCATTACTGTTATGACACCACAGCAGCTGGTTGAGTTTGGTTGGGGACTTGCAAAAAGCAAGTTCATGTTTCTGTGGATAATTAGGCCTGATTTAGTTGCTGGTGATTCATCGATTTTGCCACCTGAGTTATTGGAAGAAACTAAAGGAAGAGGACTAATAGCTAGTTGGTGCCCTCAAGAGGAGGTGCTGAACCACTCCTCCATTGGAGGGTTCTTAACTCACTGCGGGTGGAATTCAACTATGGAAAGTTTGTGTGCTGGAGTGCCAATGCTTTGTTGTCCATTCTTCGCGGATCAGCAAACAAACTGCAAGTATGCTTGCAATGAATGGGGCATTGGCATGGAGATTGATAATGGTGCCAAGAGAGGGGAAGTGGAGAAGATTGTGAGAGagttgatggaaggaaacaggggtaagaaaatgaagaaaaaggtcATGGAGTGGAAAAAACTGGCCGAAGAGGCCACTGGTCCACATGGGTCTTCATCCATCAACTTAGACAAGTTGGTGAATGAAGTGCTTTTATCAAAAGGATAG